From the genome of Alkalimarinus coralli:
TATCGATTGTTTGGGTGAACTGAGAGGCTTTGTCCTCCAACTCTTGCTGCTGACGTTTATGCTGGTCGTCACGGGAACCTTCAAAGAATGCGGACACGATAATAAATATAATGAGTGACGGCAAAACCACCTGAAAACGTCGGCTATTGTTGAATAATTTTTGGGAGGAAAAGGCGATGATGGTTAGAGGGGCAAAGAATAGTGTGCCAATGGTATCACCCACCCACCATGTAAACCAGGTAAATGGTATTTTTGAAATAGGCACTGTGTCAGTGGTTATAAATGCCACAACGGCTAACGTTGCCGATATCAGGCAGGTAACAGGGCCGGCGATAATGAGAAACGTCAGCGTCTCTTGTTGATTGATGAAGCGCAGTGGAAATGAAATAAACCTGTTGAGGATAAGGTAACCCACCAGTAACTGTATTGCAGCGCCTGATGCCATGATTAATGGCAGTATGAGACTATTAAGGCTCAGCTCTTGTCCGCTGAATATTATATTCAGTGTATTGACGCAAAATGAGCCGATATAGGTTCCTGTAACAGCTGGCGTGACACCCAGCAGAAATGCGCTGGCCAGAGCGATGCCAGCCGCAGGCCATACGGCGGATGCAAACCCTGGCGGGATAGAAAAAAATGAACCAGCGACACCGGCTACCCAGTAAGCTAAGGCAACGATCAGTGTTTTAAACAGTGGCGGAACGTTTTTAATTGGTTGGTGTGTTTCCATCGTACCCTTATGGAAGGAATGCCCACTTTAGGTGGCTGTGTTTTTATTCGTTTCCTTAAGGGTAGCAGAGCTCGGTCTGTAATAAAGTTTCCACTGATTTTATTTAAAGCGTAAGTATTCGCAACCAACTAGAGCTGGCCCTATAGTCGTGCTGCACTGGTTGCCTCTTTTATAGAGTGTGCTTGCGCACCGATAGCGAGTTAGCGAACAATATTATACGTAATGACCTGGGATTCTTCGTAAAATTTGATTTAATCAGATGTTTCTTAACTTTGCTCATGCCTTATTTATCGCTGGCCTCGTCTTATTTTCCTATCTCGCTGTGCTTTTTTGCCCTGTTTTGCCAGCACTCCACCCAGTAGAAATGATGCCTTAGGAAATGCACTTCCGAGTTTAGCTAAAGCGCCCCGGTGCCAGGGGAGGGTTATTTCAATTGGCGCATTGGGAATAACTTCTGAAAATAGTGCTTTTGAAATATTCTCCACGGTCAGAGGTTCTGGGCCTGAGAACGTTAGTGCGGCTTCATCATAATCTTCTTGAAGATCCAGCATCGGTGTTTGGATCGCATCTGGGCAGATCACTGTTACCTGAACGCCATGGGGCTTGAGTTCTTGGGCTAGTGCAAGCGAGAACCCCCTAACTGCAAATTTAGATGTGCTATACAGCGCAATGCCTGGGATAGGTGCAATGCCAGCCAGTGATGCGATATTGATAATATGTCCGCAGCCTGCTTTCACCATATGTTTGGCTGCAAGTTGGCTGCCCAATATTAGCCCTTTGACATTAATATCAATATGGCGGTCTACTTCATTGCTGTTGGTTTCATGTATATAGCCAGGTTTAAGATATCCCGCGATATTAAGCAGTCGGTCAATACGGCCCCACTGCTTAATTGCTATATTGTAGGTCGCCTGCCAGTCTTTATCGGATGTGACGTCAAGCTTGGCTATCAGCGCGTTGCTGCGGTTCCACTTATGCTGACTTGCAAGGCGCTCAAGCTCTTCAATATTGATATCTGTGGCGATGACACGATAGCCTAGTTTTAAAAACTCGCCAGTCAAGTGAAGGCCAATGCCGCTGGCACTGCCTGTTAACCAGATTACGTCATTACTCATTGCCCAGCTCTCTCATGCTTTGTGCCAATACGTTTATTAACGCGTATTCAATGCGGCGTTATTTTTTTGTTGTACTTTGGATATCAATTTGGCCATAGCTTAATTCACCAAATGAAAAGGTTGGTTTCAGGCCAGGGAATCCCCAATAGGCAGTGAGTTCTGATGACGGCACGAAATTACAGAAGTCGGGGTTTCTGATTGAGGGGCCTGCTACCGTTTTCTCCAGAATCATCGATATGTACTGGTCAAGCCCGCCCTCCTGAGTATTACCATTTAGAATGACTTCCATTCCACTTTCAAGCGCATACTTTCTTACACCCGGAATAGCAGACTGCAAAGGGCTGTAGCTATCGGCAGAAACACCGTTTTCACTGGTGACTAAAAGCCCGTCAGGCGTATGGGCTACCAGTGAATGATTCCCCTCTGTATGACCTGGGGTCTGTATTAAGGCAACGCTATCGCCAAGCATGACACTTGAGTCTAACAACACCAGTTTATTCGGGTTCACCCCTTCAATGCCGTGAGGGCAGTACCACTCTTTTTGCGGGGGGAGTAAAGATAGTGTCGAGTCCCACTCTTGCTTCATAACCAGCAGCTTTGCGTTTGGAAACAGTCCTGGTGTATCACCGCTGCCCAGCC
Proteins encoded in this window:
- a CDS encoding SDR family oxidoreductase — its product is MSNDVIWLTGSASGIGLHLTGEFLKLGYRVIATDINIEELERLASQHKWNRSNALIAKLDVTSDKDWQATYNIAIKQWGRIDRLLNIAGYLKPGYIHETNSNEVDRHIDINVKGLILGSQLAAKHMVKAGCGHIINIASLAGIAPIPGIALYSTSKFAVRGFSLALAQELKPHGVQVTVICPDAIQTPMLDLQEDYDEAALTFSGPEPLTVENISKALFSEVIPNAPIEITLPWHRGALAKLGSAFPKASFLLGGVLAKQGKKAQRDRKIRRGQR